A window from Symbiopectobacterium purcellii encodes these proteins:
- a CDS encoding ATP-binding cassette domain-containing protein: MNSPMPRITLDGVEKTFPDSTTPALKPLTATLDAGAVIGLVGPDGAGKTTLIRMLAGLLTPSRGTLRVMGLDPVQDDRQLHAILGYMPQKFGLYEDLSMMENLTLYADLRGITGTQRQETFERLLTFTDLARFTTRLAGKLSGGMKQKLGLACTLLGQPNVLLLDEPGVGVDPISRRELWRMVHELADDGMLILWSTSYLDEAEQCRDVLLLNNGELLYRGAPQDLTATMAGRCVLAHTEGVAHRTLLQQALQHPAVSDGVIQGKYLRLMLKAGTTPSSLCDTLPLTPDNIEATAPRFEDAFIDLLGGGPKGESSLARIMPLIPDDGDDKVIEARHLTKKFGEFVATDRVDFTVRRGEIFGLLGPNGAGKSTTFKMMCGLLTPSEGHARVLGLDLKISSGKARQHLGYMTQKFSLYGNLTVEQNLRFFSGVYGLRGRQQREKVAAMTQAFNFAPISRQTPDALPLGFKQRLALACALMHEPDILFLDEPTSGVDPLTRREFWMHINGMVNRGVTVMVTTHFMDEAEYCDRIGLVYRGKLIASGTPDALKQQAVTPDMPDPSMEQAFIALIQAYDTENAHD; the protein is encoded by the coding sequence ATGAACAGTCCCATGCCACGCATTACGCTGGATGGGGTAGAGAAAACCTTCCCCGACAGCACCACGCCTGCGCTGAAACCGTTAACCGCCACCCTGGATGCGGGTGCGGTTATCGGCTTAGTGGGGCCAGACGGCGCGGGTAAGACCACGCTGATTCGTATGCTGGCCGGCCTATTGACACCGAGCCGCGGGACACTGCGCGTGATGGGGCTCGATCCGGTGCAGGATGACCGACAATTGCATGCCATCCTTGGTTACATGCCGCAGAAGTTTGGGCTGTATGAAGACCTGAGCATGATGGAAAACCTGACGCTTTACGCCGACCTGCGCGGTATTACCGGCACACAGCGTCAGGAAACCTTTGAACGCCTACTGACGTTTACCGACCTCGCGCGCTTCACCACGCGTCTGGCAGGAAAGCTTTCTGGCGGCATGAAGCAGAAGCTGGGACTAGCCTGTACCCTGCTGGGCCAACCGAATGTGCTGTTGCTGGATGAGCCGGGCGTCGGGGTTGATCCCATCTCACGACGCGAGCTGTGGCGCATGGTGCACGAACTCGCTGACGACGGCATGCTGATCCTGTGGAGCACCTCTTATCTCGATGAGGCAGAGCAGTGCCGTGATGTGCTGCTACTGAATAACGGCGAATTGCTGTATCGCGGCGCGCCGCAAGATCTGACCGCCACCATGGCTGGTCGCTGCGTGCTAGCCCATACCGAGGGCGTTGCCCACCGCACACTGCTGCAACAGGCATTGCAACACCCTGCCGTCAGTGACGGCGTGATTCAAGGGAAGTATTTACGACTGATGCTCAAGGCAGGCACAACCCCATCCAGCCTGTGTGATACGCTCCCGCTGACGCCGGACAACATCGAAGCGACAGCCCCCCGCTTTGAGGATGCCTTTATCGACCTGTTAGGTGGCGGCCCTAAAGGGGAGTCGTCACTGGCGCGCATTATGCCGCTCATTCCCGATGACGGCGATGACAAGGTGATAGAAGCTCGTCATCTGACCAAAAAATTTGGTGAATTTGTCGCGACCGATCGGGTCGATTTTACCGTGCGACGCGGTGAGATTTTCGGCCTGCTAGGGCCGAATGGCGCAGGGAAATCAACCACCTTCAAGATGATGTGCGGGTTGCTCACGCCCAGTGAAGGCCATGCGCGCGTGCTGGGTCTGGATCTTAAAATCAGCTCAGGCAAAGCGCGTCAGCACCTGGGTTATATGACACAGAAATTTTCCCTGTACGGTAACCTGACGGTAGAACAAAACCTGCGCTTTTTCTCTGGCGTCTACGGTTTACGTGGCCGTCAACAACGCGAGAAAGTCGCGGCCATGACACAGGCCTTCAACTTTGCACCGATAAGCCGACAAACACCCGATGCCCTGCCGCTTGGGTTCAAACAGCGCTTGGCCTTGGCCTGCGCCTTAATGCACGAACCGGATATCCTGTTTCTCGACGAGCCCACCTCTGGCGTCGATCCCCTCACCCGCCGTGAGTTCTGGATGCACATCAACGGCATGGTCAATCGGGGGGTAACTGTCATGGTGACCACTCATTTTATGGATGAAGCGGAGTATTGCGATCGTATCGGTCTGGTTTATCGCGGCAAACTGATTGCCAGCGGCACACCCGATGCCTTAAAGCAGCAGGCGGTTACGCCAGACATGCCCGATCCCAGCATGGAGCAGGCGTTTATCGCCCTGATTCAGGCCTACGACACGGAGAATGCCCATGACTAA